In Chloroflexota bacterium, a single window of DNA contains:
- a CDS encoding Rieske 2Fe-2S domain-containing protein, producing MLTREENDMLTQTGRGTPMGELFRRFWMPACLSEEIPSADCPPVRVNLLGEKLIAFRDSNGTPALVDAYCPHRGAPLFFGRNEECGIRCVYHGWKFDASGACVDMPNTPEGETYKEKVTLTAYPCFDAAGMVWAYLGPRDRTPPRPGFDWMSLPEGQTYVRKYHLRCNYFQALEGDYDPSHAAFLHMTRDLATPSAIQDAAPTLGSLLGNRSFLRMKYVSYEETDFGMLQIAATPEADGTQTVSASTFYFPCFSSAGIAGPGVYSSNMRIPIDDESCYMYRFRWSYEPFTEKQRQTDLYGGFTYPEQIPGTFMAVENKDNDYLVDRILQKNYSYTGIKSFPIQDLALVEDQWGPRADRSLEHLVTSDEPLMRVRRRLLKAARELQEGQEPPGPHNPESFSIHTARVSLPGDVPAVEAIEQIKELTHGPTASPRIHAA from the coding sequence ATGTTAACCCGTGAAGAGAACGACATGCTCACCCAGACGGGCCGAGGCACGCCTATGGGCGAGCTGTTCCGGCGGTTCTGGATGCCCGCATGCCTGTCGGAGGAGATACCCTCGGCGGACTGCCCGCCGGTACGCGTGAACCTGCTCGGCGAGAAACTCATCGCCTTCCGCGACAGCAACGGCACACCCGCCCTCGTCGATGCCTACTGCCCGCACCGCGGCGCGCCGCTCTTCTTCGGCCGCAACGAAGAGTGCGGGATCCGCTGCGTCTACCACGGCTGGAAGTTCGACGCATCGGGCGCCTGCGTCGACATGCCAAACACGCCGGAGGGCGAGACCTATAAGGAGAAGGTGACCCTCACGGCATACCCCTGCTTCGACGCCGCCGGAATGGTGTGGGCCTACCTCGGCCCAAGGGACCGCACACCGCCGAGGCCCGGCTTCGATTGGATGAGCCTGCCCGAGGGCCAGACCTACGTGCGCAAGTACCACCTCCGCTGCAACTACTTCCAAGCGCTCGAGGGCGACTACGACCCGAGCCATGCCGCCTTCCTGCACATGACCCGCGACCTCGCGACGCCCAGCGCCATTCAGGACGCCGCCCCGACGCTCGGCTCCCTGCTCGGTAACCGCAGCTTCCTCCGAATGAAGTACGTGTCCTACGAGGAGACGGACTTCGGCATGCTCCAGATCGCGGCAACGCCGGAGGCAGACGGCACGCAGACCGTGTCGGCGAGCACCTTCTACTTCCCCTGCTTCAGCTCCGCCGGCATTGCGGGCCCCGGCGTCTACTCCAGCAACATGCGCATCCCCATCGACGATGAGAGCTGCTACATGTACCGCTTCCGCTGGAGCTACGAGCCCTTCACCGAGAAGCAGCGGCAGACCGACCTCTACGGCGGATTCACGTACCCGGAGCAGATCCCGGGCACGTTCATGGCCGTCGAGAACAAGGACAACGACTACCTTGTGGACCGCATCCTGCAGAAGAACTACTCCTACACCGGCATCAAGTCCTTCCCCATCCAGGACCTCGCGCTGGTCGAGGACCAGTGGGGCCCCCGCGCAGACCGCTCGCTCGAGCACCTGGTCACGAGCGACGAGCCGCTCATGCGCGTGCGCCGTCGCCTGCTGAAGGCGGCGCGAGAGCTGCAGGAGGGCCAGGAGCCGCCGGGGCCGCACAACCCCGAGAGCTTCTCCATCCACACGGCCCGGGTGAGCCTGCCGGGAGACGTGCCGGCCGTTGAGGCCATCGAGCAGATCAAGGAGCTGACGCACGGGCCGACGGCGTCTCCACGCATCCACGCGGCCTAG
- the lhgO gene encoding L-2-hydroxyglutarate oxidase, whose protein sequence is MADYTYDVAVVGGGILGVATAMELVHRHPRLRVGVLEKEDRLAAHQTGHNSGVIHSGIYYKPGSLKAQNCVTGSKSLMEFCDEAGVAYELCGKVIVATREDELGRLDDLYERGVANGVPGLEMIGPERLKEIEPHSAGIRALWSPNTGIVDYTEVTEAYARRFQENGGDVLMGAKVEDVSQDTDGAITVETTRGDVSARYLVNCAGLYAHTIASKMGAPYDMRIIPFRGEYYTLTPEGASLVRGLIYPVPDPRFPFLGVHFTKGIHGGVEAGPNAVLAFAQEGYTKFKVNIGETLATLGFPGFWGMAGRYWKTAFQEYYRSFSKGAFTRSLQRLVPEVESRHLGEGGAGVRAQAVERTGALVDDFRITVTGNAIHVRNAPSPGATASLSISKGIVDMADEAFTLG, encoded by the coding sequence ATGGCTGACTACACCTACGACGTAGCGGTCGTCGGCGGCGGCATCCTCGGCGTCGCGACGGCCATGGAGCTCGTCCACCGCCACCCCCGGCTGCGCGTCGGCGTCCTGGAGAAGGAAGACCGCCTCGCCGCCCACCAGACGGGCCACAACAGCGGCGTCATCCACTCCGGCATCTACTACAAACCCGGCTCGCTGAAGGCCCAGAACTGCGTGACGGGCTCGAAGTCCCTGATGGAGTTCTGCGACGAGGCCGGCGTCGCCTACGAGCTCTGCGGCAAGGTCATCGTCGCCACCCGAGAGGACGAGCTCGGCCGCCTCGACGACCTCTACGAGCGAGGCGTCGCCAACGGCGTCCCCGGCCTCGAGATGATCGGCCCCGAGCGCCTGAAGGAGATCGAGCCCCACTCGGCCGGCATCCGCGCCCTCTGGTCGCCCAACACCGGCATCGTCGACTACACGGAGGTCACGGAAGCCTACGCCCGCCGCTTCCAGGAGAACGGCGGCGACGTCCTCATGGGCGCGAAGGTCGAGGACGTCTCGCAGGACACCGACGGCGCCATCACCGTCGAGACCACCCGCGGCGACGTGTCGGCGCGCTACCTCGTCAACTGCGCTGGCCTCTACGCCCACACCATCGCGTCAAAGATGGGCGCCCCGTACGACATGCGCATCATCCCCTTCCGTGGCGAGTACTACACCCTGACGCCCGAGGGCGCGTCCCTTGTGCGAGGCCTCATCTACCCCGTGCCGGACCCCCGCTTCCCCTTCCTCGGCGTCCACTTCACCAAGGGCATCCACGGAGGCGTCGAGGCCGGCCCAAACGCCGTGCTCGCCTTCGCCCAGGAGGGCTACACCAAGTTCAAGGTGAACATCGGCGAGACTCTGGCGACGCTCGGATTCCCCGGCTTCTGGGGCATGGCGGGCCGCTATTGGAAGACGGCCTTCCAGGAGTACTACCGCTCATTCAGCAAGGGCGCCTTCACCCGGTCGCTGCAGCGTCTCGTGCCGGAGGTGGAGTCGCGCCACCTCGGCGAGGGCGGCGCTGGCGTCCGCGCCCAGGCCGTCGAGCGCACCGGCGCCCTCGTTGACGACTTCCGCATCACCGTGACGGGCAACGCCATCCACGTCCGCAACGCCCCATCGCCGGGCGCGACGGCATCGCTGTCGATAAGCAAGGGCATTGTGGACATGGCGGATGAGGCGTTTACACTGGGATGA
- a CDS encoding thiamine pyrophosphate-requiring protein has translation MKTVDAIIDILQREKVEFLSCFPTTSVIDAAASVGMRPVICRQERVGVGIADGFARVTNGRRPAVFAMQYGPGAENAFAGVATAYSDSTPMLLIPLGQASAIAGVPPIFSSQESYNAVTKWVERLDHPHRLPEVMRRAFSRIRHGKPGPVMVEVAADILDVDIGDVCDDYSAVAATRSAADPRDVLAAARALVEAERPVIFAGQGVLYAEATDELVALAEMLQIPVVTTMLGKSAFPEDHPLSGGTVATVMSPLGYRAMADADVVLAVGASLTRHPMSITVPQGKTVIHATNDEADLNKSYPAAYPILGDAKLTLAQLAEAVAEVRGTSAARDNNVAAELAEVRDAWMAEWSPVLTSGETPINPYRVIHEMQRAIPPSEAIVTHDSGSPRDQMLPFYLAPVPRSYLGWGKSHGLGTGLGLTIGAKLAEPGKVCINVMGDAAFGMTGLDVETAVRAEAPIITVVFNNGTMAIENRNMISSHERYKARDLGGQYADIGRALGAYAERVTDPDDVGPAFQRARRVTEEQGQAVLLEFITSAETRFSHRRAL, from the coding sequence ATGAAGACTGTTGACGCCATCATCGACATTTTGCAGCGGGAGAAGGTGGAGTTTCTTAGCTGCTTCCCGACTACGTCTGTCATTGACGCGGCGGCTTCTGTGGGGATGCGGCCGGTGATATGCCGACAGGAGCGGGTGGGCGTCGGGATTGCGGATGGGTTTGCCCGGGTGACGAACGGTCGGCGGCCGGCGGTGTTCGCGATGCAGTACGGGCCGGGGGCGGAGAACGCCTTTGCGGGCGTCGCGACGGCGTACTCGGACTCGACGCCGATGCTGCTGATCCCGCTGGGGCAGGCGAGCGCGATTGCGGGGGTGCCGCCGATCTTCAGCTCGCAGGAGAGCTACAACGCGGTGACCAAGTGGGTGGAGCGGCTGGACCACCCGCACCGGCTGCCGGAGGTCATGCGGCGGGCGTTCAGCCGGATACGGCACGGGAAGCCGGGGCCGGTGATGGTCGAGGTTGCGGCGGACATTCTGGACGTGGACATCGGGGACGTGTGCGACGACTACTCGGCCGTCGCGGCGACGCGGTCGGCGGCGGACCCGCGAGACGTGCTGGCGGCTGCCCGGGCGCTCGTCGAGGCGGAGCGGCCAGTGATCTTCGCCGGGCAGGGCGTGCTGTACGCGGAGGCGACGGACGAGCTCGTGGCGCTGGCGGAGATGCTGCAGATACCCGTCGTGACGACAATGCTGGGGAAGAGCGCTTTCCCGGAGGACCACCCGCTGTCGGGCGGCACGGTGGCTACGGTCATGTCGCCGTTGGGGTACCGGGCGATGGCCGACGCCGACGTGGTATTGGCCGTCGGGGCGAGCCTGACGCGGCACCCGATGTCCATCACGGTGCCGCAGGGCAAGACGGTCATCCACGCCACCAACGACGAGGCCGACCTCAACAAGAGCTACCCTGCCGCGTACCCGATCCTGGGCGACGCAAAGCTGACGCTGGCACAACTGGCGGAGGCGGTGGCGGAGGTCCGGGGGACTTCGGCGGCGCGGGACAACAACGTGGCGGCGGAGCTGGCAGAGGTGCGGGACGCGTGGATGGCGGAGTGGTCGCCGGTGCTGACGTCCGGGGAGACGCCGATCAACCCGTACCGGGTGATCCACGAGATGCAGCGGGCCATCCCGCCGTCGGAGGCCATCGTGACGCACGACTCGGGCAGCCCGCGGGACCAGATGCTGCCGTTCTACCTGGCGCCGGTACCTCGCAGCTACCTGGGCTGGGGGAAGTCGCACGGGCTTGGGACGGGGCTGGGGCTGACCATCGGGGCGAAGCTGGCGGAGCCGGGGAAGGTGTGCATCAACGTCATGGGCGACGCGGCCTTCGGGATGACGGGGCTGGACGTCGAGACGGCGGTGCGGGCCGAGGCGCCCATCATCACCGTGGTGTTCAACAACGGGACGATGGCCATCGAGAACCGGAACATGATCTCCTCCCACGAACGGTACAAGGCGCGGGACCTGGGCGGGCAGTACGCGGACATCGGACGGGCGCTTGGGGCGTACGCCGAGCGGGTGACGGACCCGGACGACGTGGGGCCGGCGTTCCAGCGGGCGCGGCGGGTCACGGAGGAGCAGGGGCAGGCGGTGCTGCTGGAGTTCATCACGTCGGCGGAGACGCGGTTCTCGCACCGGCGAGCGCTGTAA
- a CDS encoding DNA adenine methylase: MSRQQGTAFVPETQMPLWDYGVEAEDPAFLTKQLLTYIGNKRTLLGHIGRAVDKVKERLGKKHLRILDAFAGSGIVSRYLKSQASFIISNDIEDYAAVVGRCYLRNSSSVNWPLLLSEINDLNDRVDRHCFGRGFIEELYAPRDEDHITKEDRVFYTKENAKRLDNYRRLMEEVTPEHKDLLLAPLLSEASIHANTAGVFKGFYKNSVTKVGQFGGTKGDALSRIRATIKLVPPILSRYECDVQVLRQDANETVRSCRNLDLVYIDPPYNQHPYGANYFMLNLLVHYERPEHISKVSGIPINWRRSDYNVRTRSLVRFRQLVQTVDTSFLLISFNNEGFISPQEMISILQEVGTVDVLELPYNTFRGSRNLRDRDIHVTEQLFLVERR; this comes from the coding sequence TTGTCACGACAACAAGGCACTGCATTTGTTCCCGAAACCCAGATGCCCTTGTGGGACTACGGTGTTGAGGCGGAAGACCCAGCTTTCCTCACCAAGCAACTCCTGACCTACATCGGCAACAAGCGTACGCTTCTGGGCCATATTGGTCGCGCCGTTGACAAGGTGAAAGAGCGACTGGGAAAGAAGCATCTGCGGATTCTTGATGCCTTTGCAGGCTCTGGCATAGTGTCCAGGTACCTAAAGAGCCAAGCATCCTTCATAATCTCGAATGACATTGAAGACTACGCCGCTGTGGTTGGACGTTGCTACTTGCGGAACAGTAGTAGTGTCAATTGGCCTTTGCTCCTGAGCGAAATCAACGACTTGAACGACAGAGTGGATAGACACTGTTTCGGAAGAGGGTTCATAGAAGAATTGTACGCTCCGAGGGATGAAGACCACATCACAAAGGAGGACAGAGTCTTTTACACGAAAGAGAATGCAAAGAGACTAGACAACTACCGCCGGCTAATGGAGGAAGTAACGCCTGAGCACAAGGACTTGCTATTGGCTCCCTTACTTAGTGAGGCGTCAATACACGCGAATACAGCGGGAGTATTCAAGGGCTTCTACAAAAACAGTGTCACCAAAGTTGGACAGTTTGGAGGAACAAAGGGCGATGCCCTGAGCAGGATTAGAGCCACGATTAAACTAGTTCCTCCGATCTTGAGCCGATACGAATGCGATGTCCAAGTCTTGAGGCAAGACGCAAACGAAACAGTAAGGAGCTGTAGGAATTTGGATCTAGTCTATATTGATCCTCCATACAACCAACATCCTTATGGGGCTAACTACTTCATGCTGAACCTTTTGGTTCATTATGAAAGACCTGAGCACATTAGCAAGGTTTCAGGAATCCCCATCAATTGGCGTCGCTCCGATTACAATGTGCGCACACGGTCTCTGGTTCGATTTAGGCAACTAGTGCAAACAGTCGACACCAGTTTCCTTTTGATCTCCTTCAACAACGAAGGATTCATCAGTCCTCAAGAGATGATATCTATTCTTCAGGAAGTTGGAACGGTGGACGTGTTGGAGCTTCCTTACAATACTTTCCGAGGAAGCCGCAACCTCAGAGATCGAGATATCCACGTAACGGAGCAATTGTTTCTGGTCGAACGCAGGTAA